ACTTGCTGCAGAAGCATTTTCTAGATGTGTTTCTCTAGATGATACTAATGCGATGGCATGGTCAAACTTAAGTGCAGCCTACGTTAATCAAGGTAAGTTAAAAGAGGCATTCAGTTGTCTAAATAGAGCAACCAGAACTGATTCACAAAAGAATTGGAGAATCTGGGAGAATTATATGATAGTGGCATTTAAATTACGCGAATGGGATGAAGTGTTACTTTCatgtaaaaaattaattgatataaACAAAGATCGTGCTGGTGAAGGTGCTATAGATCTACCtattgttgaaaaattagttgAAATTCTTGTGAGCAGCGATTATCcaaaagatgatgaaacaAAATTAACATACTTTCAAAAGTCATGCATTGATTTTATATGCAATCAATTACCTGCGGTTATCACAAATAACGGTAGAATCTGGAGAGTAATTAGTAAAGTTGAACTTTGGAGAAATAAACCTTGGAATGCCTTGGACTGTTATGAAAAAGCCTTTAGAGCTCAATCACATAATCCtgatttagaaattaatgaagatgTTTGGAACGACACAATTGACTCATGCGAAGAATTAATAGCAGCATACGAATCATTAGGTGAAAGAGAAGGGCGTCATGGTAAGGGTAGTTTTGTTTGCAAAGATTGGAAGTACAAGTCAAGATCAACTATCAAATCTTTGATGAGTCGTGGTAAAAATAACTGGGATGGCACAGAAGGCTGGGAAAGATTAGTCGAAATGAGATCTCAAATTTAGGTTAATACTAATTTATAGACAGCTatgtattttatattaactATATGTATTGCGATGAATAACTGTTATTTAGACTCCGGTGTTCGTATTTTCTTTCTCTTAATTAATTCCTGGCGGCTAAAGGATTGGCCATCTTATATAAAGCTCGGACTCTGTGAAATGTGagtataaaataaaagttttgtcaagaaaaataattaataataattacaaAATGGCGATGGATGTTTTATTCTCATGTGAGcttcttatttttcaacaatATAAGAAGCCATCATGGTGCCCAGATGGATTTTCATCTCAAAACAAGCAtgaatcaaaaaatattgataactGGAATcaatttgttaaaaaacATCATAAAATCCATATATCAACGGGATCATTGCACAAGAAGGTTGgagtttttatttttgatataaatcaaaaacCTGTTGAGGCCCTTATTCTTGACCAAGCATCAGATTTCAAAGAACtctgtaaaataaaatcaaaggCACCCAGCctatcttttaaatacaTATTTAATAACTGGTTGAGATCGTTCCAAATTACATTCGCAAATACTtctgattttgaaaaatgtgTTAAAGTGTTGGAAAATTTAGGTTTAGCAATTCCAGAGGGTAAAGCATCTAATCAGTCAATAAACTATTTAAATTCCAAGAACACTAAGCTTAATATTGTAGTTGAAAAAGAAGTAAGTTTGGAAGAAAGTTATAAAGAGAATGTATCATATGATAAAAGCTTAGAAATCTTAAATGCAAATTGtgcttcatcttcattttcagtTCCTTTACCATTGCcgcataataataataattatagtaataatagtaatgtGCTTGTTACAGATAAATACGCATCTACTTTAAATGTTCAGTCTGGAAGATTAAATACAAATAGGTGCCAAGAGATGATTGATGTTTCTGTTCAAACAATTGAgctagaaaaaaataaggaaGTTAATTACAAGATCAGTAAAAGGgtaataaaacaaaaactaaaagataaagaatttatgCAATGGGTGGacaaaatagaaaaagtCCTAAAAGATATGTCGAGAGACAGAAAGTAAAGAAGGCTGTGACACATATTAACAgaaatttttgtattttaagAGTCTTTTTATTGCTTTACTTTCAAACAAATTGCTATTCAGTTAACAAAAAGGCATTGGTTATCCCTGTATTTTTTCAAGGCGTTAGTAGGTcgtaaaagaaataaattgaaaagcATTACACCAAAATTCCACAATTAAGATATTTATAcataaaaaaaggaaaactAACAATGCTTTCGataagaaattatattctGAGAAGATTACCGGTGAAAAGTATTTCAAAAAGCTATAATTATAACTCAGGACTTTGGTATAGTACAGCCAAAGATTTAAGCCCAAAAAGTGATATTCAACTAAAGTACCAAGATAAATTGCTACAAGAAGCCAAGAAAAGGGGATTAGCAAGTGTTGATGAACTAAAAGTtgcattaaaaaaagagatagaaggaaaaaaaaaagagttCAATAAGGTAGACCCActtcaaaaatttgaagaatatatGCGGAATACTCAAAGTCAGAATACTATTAAGAAAGAAGCAATGCCATTTGATCCTTCAATTAAACAAGAGCCCTTTAAAACATTGGATAGCTATGTAAAActtgataaaataaaagaattatctCGTCAAGAATGTGAATATTTGTGGAGAACTCGTTGGtcaaaaattgaagattcCTTACACGCAGTTATTCCAAGTGAtgtatttgaaagaatGATAACTATCGCCAAACAGAATCCTATGTTTGTGCTACCATTACCGAGAGAAGCAAATATTTCAGAAGCTGAAAGAAATCAAAATGAAACTCCTATGGAATTACAATATGTCCAGTGGATTTTTGTTGGGGCCAATACTATTCATTGCATTATTACATCGTTGGCAGAATATAAAGCGCATGGCACATTCTCTCGTCCACATACCACTTTAGAATTTCATACGGAACTGTCAAAAGATAAAGGTTTTGTATTAATGAACGGTCATGTAGAAACACGTTCTGGCTATTCATTAACTGATGCACActtgttattattaaatattcaaagaTTCTGGGGAGCTACAGGATCTGATACACCTATTGGTAAACAACGTGTTAATctattaaaacaatttacCACTGGTAGCACGGAATTTTCTGTAGATAAATTGATTGCGTTAGCTCAATCGACAGAAATTTGAGACTAATGATTACATAATggtttaattatattaaataatatgtaACGTATCCtgttaatataaaattgcTACATATATATGAGTGTGATAGTTGTGCACAAAGTGTATCGGTGTATCCGAAAAATGTATTTTAGTAGTAGGTTCCTAAGAGTATTGCATCAAAGAAGTACTTATAAGCCAGTGATAATGAAGCTGTTAATGCTAAATTGCATGAAATATGCATATTTCATGAGTAATCATTTATAGTGCTTATCTAATTTGCAATTccttgaaaaaaaaatgatataataatgtttaattaataaactaaTTAACGCCCGCAACGGGCTAATTGCCAAGGTTGATTATCTAACGGACATGCTTCTCTTGTTTTAATCCACTTATTTATACAATGTAGATGAAAAGCATGATTACACGTACCCCAGGCTGCCACACAATCTGTATCAGTATCAGTCATAGCTTTAGGTTGACATTCAATACATGGTTCCATAATATGATTACGACAAATGGCACAATTGTCAACAGCAATATCCCAAGACCAAAAAGCTACCGCAGTCCATTTTTTAACTTGAAATCTGGGAGTTTTGTGTCTTTTGGATGATGGTTCAACATCTGCTATGTTTGTGGTactatttgtatttgaacTGGTGTTGAAACTTGTTGTAGAGTCTACACTCATGCTGCTACCTCTAATATCGTCACTGTCACCTTCCATTACTCTATTGTATAATCgttgatttaattcataGTATATTTTAGAACAAAAAAGTAAAgatgaatatattattccttttaaatataatccATCAAACTCTTAAGAAACAGACAATATTTCTGGCAGATCGATTTTGGTAAAATTCGCTTTCCGTATTTCTTCCGCatctgaaaaataaaaggtTATCTAGAATTAAAGCGTGTATTTACTAATGTGATGTTTTCAAAACTTTCTTAACCActgatatttcaaatgaaaaagcTCGTTTCCTAAACCATCCATTTTGATCCAGAGTATTGAATAGACTAAAATGGATACTGATACTAATGATACAAGTTCCTTGTATCCTCCACCTCCCccatattataatttttttactcCGGAAAACatcaagaatttgaaagaatataagaaacaaaagaaagaaagtAGCATCAAGAAGAATAACGACTCAGatgataattctaatatacAGCAAACTCGAACTAATAATGCTGATGATGAAGTAATTACATCTGaattagattttttaattccaCCTCCAATACCAGCATCTAAGCAATACAGAGGGTTTGGTAACATATGgcaattaaatgatgaattgCCTGATTTGGAATCAATGGGAATTAGGCAACTATACTCCAATGAAAATctagataaaaataatcacACTACATCAAGTACGACAGATGGTAAAACAgtttatcaaaataaaattgcaGAACTGCATAAACTATTAAAATCTCTTTTGCTAAATTATCTAGAATTAGTTGGGATATTAAGCATTAACCCAACTCAATTTGAAGCGAAATTAGAACATATCAAGACAATTTTAATCAACATTCATCATCTATTGAATCAATATAGGCCCCATCAATCCAGAGAAAGTTTGATTATGTTATTAGAAGGTCAACtggaatataaaaagaaagaaattaaaaatattgaagatgTTTGTGACCAAGTCAAAGCTAAGCTAAAAAGTATTACTGAAGAATTATCTAAAAGCTAAACATATGATTCTTTTAGAAGCATGTCTGAATATTGATCATGTCATTCATTCCCGGATTGACAACACTTTGAGTTGGTACTAAATAGAAACTCaattatttgtttcattagcaactattattaatattactacATATTGATACCTTTGCTAAGAACATATTAATTCATgtcattattttgttgtttttttgacAACATTAAAACAATGGCATATCCATCTTGATTTTTAATACtttatgaaatattttttctctagtccaatttatcaatatttagCAATGAGCATTCCCTttgttataatatttacatTTCATAAAAAATTCTCTGGATATTTTATGGCATGGcttataatatataccctatttatattcttttgcAGCGCTAAGCATACCGATATGcatgtatgtatgtatacatttttatatGACACTATGGTTTGGCATTTATTCCTACATACTGCATAATCCATCTCTTTTAACGaagtaaatattattaacttaTGCATTTAGATGATATAAGAGTATATACATctatatatctataaagTGGAGTTAACGTGAATAATGTTTATATACCTAAACCAGGTAGTGACGAAGTATTTGATTTCAAATCTAACCCAGGAAGATTAAATGAAGGTGAGGAAGTAGCACCTGTACTACCTGAAGCTGCGTTGGCTGTACTTGTTGAAGGTATAGCGTCAGCCCCTTCTGCAGGAGGAGGAGCAGCACCAAATTCAGTTTTTTCTCGAACAGcatttatattattgttaatcCCATAGAACCACCCATTAattttatgattattataagTTGGGTCATCGAATCCATTTGGATCAATTGGTTTGGATCTGGTCCAAAATCTGATCGTTCTATCTTTTGATGCACTTGCTAGGATGTGGCCAATTGGGTTATATGACATAGCAGTAATACATTTTTCGTGTGCAAATGGTATTGTGTGAATTGGTTTCtctaaatcttctaatatatcaaaatgTTTTATTGAACCATCGTAATTTGCTAATGTAAAAACTGATTCATTTATTGGGTGCCATGACAGAGTCATAAAGTCCACCTCATCACGAACTGTGAGTAATTCTTTCGTATGGTTCCTTATATCAAACACACGGCATGATTTATCCTTAGATATACCAAGCAAATAATTCCCTCTTGTAGGTTGAAATCTAGTCCTCAGAACAGTatgtttaaaatttaaaatagttGATACACACTGTCCTGATCTGGGATCCCAAAATTTTACtaaattatcttttgaACCAGATACTATTAAGCCCATTTCTGGATGCCAATCGCAACTTTTAACATCCCAATGGTGACCTGTCAGAATTCGTTCTTGTTTACCATTACTgaaattccaaatttttaaaatattatcgTCTGAACATGTTACAAATTTTGAGTCTGTATTACTAAAGGAAATATCTCTTAAACATTCTGTGTGtgaattatcaatttctttaaccATGTTAAAATTTGGCTGCCATATTTTGATTGTACCGCTAGAATCACCACTAATTAACCAGTCCCCTGCATGTGAATAAACCATTGTAGAAATTGCAGTATCATGTGCCTGCATGATACTTTCAAAGTTAAACGATGTCCCATTCCATAATGAAATCTCACCGTTGTATGTTGCTACAACCAATCTTCTTCCTTCAGGTGTCCAGGTTATTGCAGGTATCACATGCTTAACTTTATTTGAGCTTAAATGAGTAAATTTATTCGCTATATTAATAGCTCTGCCATTACCATGAATATAGTGGTTTGGTGGTAAAATGTTTGTTACATACGAACTTTCTGATTGAATTGTAGGAGTAGCTAGCCCTTGGCGCATCCAAAGGTGGGCTCGACAGCTTGGGGAACTTATATCAACAGTTCGACGCTGCAGAGAATATTTCTTAACTGCATTTGGGTCTTGGTTATAATTAAAGTCCATTGTATGTTCAATATCTCAAAAACGGAGAATAGATTGATATTTTAGGAGACGAAAAACTTTTATAGAAAATTGTTCAAAGCTAGTCCTATttgaacaaaaaataaatatattgaaattttaatatgtGATATTATTAGGGTAACTCTGGCTTTTGTTACCACTTTTTGAATTCTGaatgtttttttactacttttttactttttctgtgaagtaattattattattttcaaatgtCGCATGGAATTTTGGCAGCGGAATACTTACCTATCTGTAAGATTCATCGAAAAATATCAGTTAAGGATTAAAATAGATCAATGTATTTCTTTTTGAGtaaaaattagaagataaaTGTGAAAGGTATACTAATCATTAGTTCAGGTAAACTTAAAGGATTTAAGTAATTTTCGAGAAAATAGCAT
The window above is part of the Henningerozyma blattae CBS 6284 chromosome 2, complete genome genome. Proteins encoded here:
- the MED7 gene encoding mediator complex subunit MED7 (similar to Saccharomyces cerevisiae MED7 (YOL135C); ancestral locus Anc_3.27), with protein sequence MDTDTNDTSSLYPPPPPYYNFFTPENIKNLKEYKKQKKESSIKKNNDSDDNSNIQQTRTNNADDEVITSELDFLIPPPIPASKQYRGFGNIWQLNDELPDLESMGIRQLYSNENLDKNNHTTSSTTDGKTVYQNKIAELHKLLKSLLLNYLELVGILSINPTQFEAKLEHIKTILINIHHLLNQYRPHQSRESLIMLLEGQLEYKKKEIKNIEDVCDQVKAKLKSITEELSKS
- the REC114 gene encoding Rec114p (similar to Saccharomyces cerevisiae REC114 (YMR133W); ancestral locus Anc_2.399) encodes the protein MAMDVLFSCELLIFQQYKKPSWCPDGFSSQNKHESKNIDNWNQFVKKHHKIHISTGSLHKKVGVFIFDINQKPVEALILDQASDFKELCKIKSKAPSLSFKYIFNNWLRSFQITFANTSDFEKCVKVLENLGLAIPEGKASNQSINYLNSKNTKLNIVVEKEVSLEESYKENVSYDKSLEILNANCASSSFSVPLPLPHNNNNYSNNSNVLVTDKYASTLNVQSGRLNTNRCQEMIDVSVQTIELEKNKEVNYKISKRVIKQKLKDKEFMQWVDKIEKVLKDMSRDRK
- the PFS2 gene encoding cleavage polyadenylation factor subunit PFS2 (similar to Saccharomyces cerevisiae PFS2 (YNL317W); ancestral locus Anc_3.25), whose product is MDFNYNQDPNAVKKYSLQRRTVDISSPSCRAHLWMRQGLATPTIQSESSYVTNILPPNHYIHGNGRAINIANKFTHLSSNKVKHVIPAITWTPEGRRLVVATYNGEISLWNGTSFNFESIMQAHDTAISTMVYSHAGDWLISGDSSGTIKIWQPNFNMVKEIDNSHTECLRDISFSNTDSKFVTCSDDNILKIWNFSNGKQERILTGHHWDVKSCDWHPEMGLIVSGSKDNLVKFWDPRSGQCVSTILNFKHTVLRTRFQPTRGNYLLGISKDKSCRVFDIRNHTKELLTVRDEVDFMTLSWHPINESVFTLANYDGSIKHFDILEDLEKPIHTIPFAHEKCITAMSYNPIGHILASASKDRTIRFWTRSKPIDPNGFDDPTYNNHKINGWFYGINNNINAVREKTEFGAAPPPAEGADAIPSTSTANAASGSTGATSSPSFNLPGLDLKSNTSSLPGLGI
- the ATP11 gene encoding Atp11p (similar to Saccharomyces cerevisiae ATP11 (YNL315C); ancestral locus Anc_3.30), encoding MLSIRNYILRRLPVKSISKSYNYNSGLWYSTAKDLSPKSDIQLKYQDKLLQEAKKRGLASVDELKVALKKEIEGKKKEFNKVDPLQKFEEYMRNTQSQNTIKKEAMPFDPSIKQEPFKTLDSYVKLDKIKELSRQECEYLWRTRWSKIEDSLHAVIPSDVFERMITIAKQNPMFVLPLPREANISEAERNQNETPMELQYVQWIFVGANTIHCIITSLAEYKAHGTFSRPHTTLEFHTELSKDKGFVLMNGHVETRSGYSLTDAHLLLLNIQRFWGATGSDTPIGKQRVNLLKQFTTGSTEFSVDKLIALAQSTEI
- the HRT1 gene encoding SCF ubiquitin ligase complex subunit HRT1 (similar to Saccharomyces cerevisiae HRT1 (YOL133W); ancestral locus Anc_3.28), whose translation is MSVDSTTSFNTSSNTNSTTNIADVEPSSKRHKTPRFQVKKWTAVAFWSWDIAVDNCAICRNHIMEPCIECQPKAMTDTDTDCVAAWGTCNHAFHLHCINKWIKTREACPLDNQPWQLARCGR